The following are encoded in a window of Castanea sativa cultivar Marrone di Chiusa Pesio chromosome 9, ASM4071231v1 genomic DNA:
- the LOC142610848 gene encoding uncharacterized protein At5g03900, chloroplastic: protein MASISTCFTISPNCGLYFNSRPSNSPRPPIQFQTPPVSLGIAWKVREPRVLSRAGAAKASSSVDVASSTIRPGGAVESDKLPSDVRKRAMDAIDACGGRVTIGDVASRAGLKLNEAQKALQALASDTNGFLEVSDEGDVLYVFPKDYRTKLAAKSFRIKVEPLFEKAKATTEYLVRVSFGTALIASIVLVYTTIIALLSSSRSEDDSRGRRGGRSYDSGFTFYLSPADLFWYWDPYYYRRRRIQTDDNKMNFIESIFSFVFGDGDPNQGIEEERWKLIGQYISSNGGVVTAEELAPYLDVESTGATTNDDSYILPVLLRFDGQPEIDEEGNILYRFPSLQRTASSQRSGRKEYVGRRWTDWIGGIEKFFNERKWQFSKTSTSERAMVIGLGGLNLFGIIILGTMLKDIAVKPNGLIKFVTDIFPLLQIYAGSFFAIPLVRWFIVRNRNAEIEKRNQARQLRARALESPDVSLRRKLLSARDMAQRTVIGQDRIVYSTDRDLIEQDYEAREWDTRFREIEKSD from the exons CTGGAAAGTTCGGGAGCCTAGGGTTTTGTCACGTGCCGGAGCTGCGAAAGCGAGCAGCAGCGTCGATGTCGCTTCTTCGACGATAAGGCCCGGAGGTGCGGTGGAGAGCGACAAGCTGCCGTCCGATGTGAGAAAGCGAGCTATGGACGCCATCGATGCTTGCGGAGGTAGAGTTACCATCGGTGACGTGGCGAGCAGAGCTGGCCTCAAGTTGAATGAAGCTCAGAAGGCCTTGCAAGCGCTTGCTTCTGACACCAATGGCTTCTTGGAG GTATCAGACGAGGGTGACGTGCTCTATGTTTTCCCGAAAGATTATCGCACAAAGCTTGCGGCCAAGTCATTTAGAATCAAAGTTGAGCCTTTGTTTGAGAAGGCCAAG GCCACGACTGAGTATCTAGTAAGGGTTTCCTTTGGTACTGCACTGATTGCTTCAATTGTTCTTGTTTATACCACGATTATTGCACTTCTTTCTAGTAGTAGAAG TGAAGATGATAGTCGTGGAAGACGTGGAGGCCGATCCTATGACTCGGGATTTACTTTTTACCTCAGTCCAGCAGACCTGTTCTG GTACTGGGATCCTTATTACTATAGGAGGCGAAGAATACAAACAGATGATAACAAGATGAACTTCATTGAATCT ATATTCTCATTCGTGTTTGGGGATGGTGATCCAAATCAAGGAATCGAAGAAGAGAGATGGAAGTTG ATTGGGCAATACATATCCTCCAATGGTGGTGTTGTCACAGCTGAAGAACTTGCTCCATATCTTGACGTAGAAAGTACAGGGGCTACTACG AATGATGATTCATACATCTTACCTGTTCTTTTGCGGTTTGATGGTCAACCTGAAATAGATGAAGAG GGAAATATTCTGTATCGTTTTCCGTCTCTACAGCGTACAGCTTCTTCTCAAAGAAGTGGACGAAAGGAATATGTGGGAAGAAGATGGACTGATTGGATTGGAGGGATTGAGAAGTTTTTCAATGAGAGGAAATGGCAATTCAG CAAAACTAGCACTTCAGAAAGAGCAATGGTAATTGGTCTAGGTGGACTTAACctttttggtattattattCTTGGAACCATGTTGAA GGATATTGCAGTTAAACCTAACGGGTTGATTAAATTCGTCACTGACATATTTCCTCTCCTTCAG ATTTATGCTGGTTCTTTCTTTGCAATTCCTTTGGTCCGGTGGTTTATCGTTCGCAATAGGAATGCtgaaatagaaaagagaaatcAAGCCAGGCAACTGCGTGCTCGAGCACTTGAATCGCCTGATGTCTCCTTAAGGCGGAAG CTCCTTAGTGCTCGGGACATGGCCCAGAGAACAGTCATAGGGCAGGATCGAATTGTCTACAGCACTGACAGGGACTTAATTGAGCAAGATTACGAGGCCCGGGAATGGGATACGAGATTTCGAGAGATAGAGAAGTCAGATTGA
- the LOC142609614 gene encoding glucosamine 6-phosphate N-acetyltransferase-like — MHASNSSSEEQKFQVRKLQISDKKKGFIELLRQLTVCDSVSDKDFEDRFQELSALGDDHIISVIEDESSGKIIATGSIFIEKKFLRNCGKVGHIEDVVVDSNARGLKLGKKIIAFLTEHAHLMGCYKMILDCSLENKVFYEKCGFKQKEIQMVKYFI; from the coding sequence ATGCATGCCAGTAACTCGTCTAGTGAAGAGCAGAAATTTCAAGTCCGAAAATTACAAATCTCAGACAAAAAAAAGGGTTTCATAGAGCTACTGAGGCAACTAACTGTTTGTGACTCTGTATCTGACAAAGACTTTGAAGATCGATTTCAAGAGCTCAGTGCCCTTGGAGATGACCACATTATTTCTGTGATAGAAGATGAATCTTCTGGGAAAATTATTGCAACTGGGAGCATTTTCATTGAGAAAAAGTTTTTGAGGAATTGTGGCAAAGTTGGGCACATTGAAGATGTTGTGGTTGACTCCAATGCTCGAGGGTTGAAATTAGGCAAGAAAATTATTGCATTCCTCACAGAGCATGCTCATTTGATGGGATGTTATAAGATGATTCTTGACTGCAGTTTGGAGAATAAAGTGTTCTATGAGAAATGTGGCTTTAAACAGAAAGAAATTCAGATGGTTAAgtactttatttga
- the LOC142609603 gene encoding uncharacterized protein LOC142609603 produces MGSSLNQWESDPLFSAAEVVQDSADRMESIFRLLLHEQSLVQVEHPDPKLLLSLDYHRRDLATTLETAKWQLEDFERAVNLSSMKDKSQMREDIISGHKQFVRAIREQIIHVEKNVEDTSLRVPMRNTEWVNLNEQDRDGLALFLSGGNPNENFNHYDSEDSSMLKRFIDPTASSSKDSASGLIEHSSREIENLNINGVSHINHNLDPRKENNLRRVGSHYSTKFGFEAPDCLQETSCIRHGEDESWDLEANERKH; encoded by the exons ATGGGTTCGAGCTTGAATCAATGGGAATCAGACCCTTTGTTTTCTGCAGCCGAGGTTGTCCAAGACTCTGCAGACAG GATGGAATCAATTTTCCGACTTTTGTTGCAtgagcaaagtcttgttcaAGTTGAACATCCAGACCCAAAGCTTCTTTTGTCACTTGATTATCATAGGCGCGATCTTGCAACAACCCTTGAAACAGCAAAATGGCAG TTGGAAGATTTTGAAAGAGCAGTCAACTTGTCATCAATGAAAGACAAATCTCAAATGCGGGAAGACATAATTTCTGGACACAAGCAATTTGTCAGAGCCATCAGGGAACAAATCATTCATGTGGAGAAAAATGTGGAGGATACTTCATTGCGAGTTCCCATGAGAAATACTGAGTGGGTTAACTTGAATGAACAAGACAGAGATGGGTTAGCATTGTTTCTTTCTGGGGGAAATCCCAACGAAAACTTCAATCATTATGATTCAGAAGACAGTAGTATGTTGAAAAGATTTATTGATCCAACAGCATCAAGTTCAAAAGACAGTGCGTCTGGGCTCATTGAACACAGCAGCAGAGAAATTGAAAACCTGAATATTAATGGGGTTTCACATATCAACCACAACCTTGATCCCAGGAAGGAGAATAACCTGAGGAGGGTGGGCTCTCATTATTCTACAAAATTTGGTTTTGAAGCACCAGATTGTCTTCAAGAGACCTCTTGTATCAGACATGGTGAAGATGAGAGTTGGGACCTTGAAGCTAATGAACGTAAACATTAA